The Apium graveolens cultivar Ventura chromosome 6, ASM990537v1, whole genome shotgun sequence genome contains a region encoding:
- the LOC141665158 gene encoding uncharacterized protein LOC141665158, with product MARRKSNTEIGATTEFRAGCQVFLDFAYSHPKCVNKKIRCPCWKCKKNNYLDINIVNYHLLVNGFMRNYEECWGAHGQRRDGGFTVHNSSSSNNHRMNEMVHDIVGPDFDWEQAREQPMNSDAKNFFKLLDDGSEPLWDGCTKQSKLSAVATLLNIKADHMSHECFESLLKAIKSMLPDSDKLPENYYYCKKMVKKLGIGYQKIDACPNDCMLFYMENENMTKCTVYGHDQFRPNKERVTTKKSTILFKILRYFPLTDLLKRLYMSSRTAEHMSWHAKSSTKDGELNHPADGKAWKYFDLAHLEFELEPRNVRLGLSTDGFNPFGHSSVPYSCWSVIVTPDNLPP from the coding sequence ATGGCACGACGGAAGTCAAATACTGAAATAGGTGCCACAACTGAATTTAGAGCCGGTTGCCAAGTGTTTTTGGATTTTGCGTATAGTCACCCGAAATGTGTGAATAAAAAGATACGATGTCCATGTTGGAAATGTAAGAAGAATAATTATTTAGACATAAATATTGTAAATTACCATTTACTTGTTAATGGGTTCATGAGAAATTACGAAGAATGCTGGGGGGCACATGGGCAGAGAAGAGATGGTGGCTTTACTGTACACAATTCTAGCAGCAGTAATAATCATCGTATGAATGAAATGGTTCACGACATTGTAGGGCCAGATTTTGATTGGGAACAAGCTAGAGAGCAACCTATGAATTCTGACGCCAAAAACTTCTTTAAGTTATTAGATGATGGCAGTGAGCCATTGTGGGATGGTTGTACCAAACAAAGTAAATTGTCTGCAGTGGCTACCTTACTTAACATCAAGGCTGATCACATGAGCCATGAGTGTTTTGAGTCTCTTTTGAAGGCCATTAAGAGTATGTTGCCGGATAGTGATAAATTACCAGAGAATTATTACTATTGCAAGAAGATGGTCAAGAAGTTGGGTATTGGATACCAAAAGATCGATGCATGTCCTAATGATTGCATGTTATTCTATATGGAAAATGAAAATATGACAAAGTGCACGGTCTACGGTCATGATCAGTTTAGACCTAATAAGGAGAGGGTGACTACAAAAAAATCAACTATACTGTTCAAGATTCTAAGGTATTTTCCTTTAACTGATTTGCTGAAAAGATTGTACATGTCTTCTAGAACAGCTGAACATATGAGTTGGCATGCAAAATCTTCGACTAAAGATGGAGAATTAAATCATCCTGCAGATGGGAAGGCTTGGAAATATTTTGACTTAGCACATCTTGAGTTTGAATTAGAGCCAAGAAATGTGAGACTTGGACTGTCCACCGATGGTTTCAACCCGTTTGGCCACTCATCTGTTCCGTATTCATGTTGGTCTGTCATTGTTACTCCAGATAACTTACCTCCTTAG